A DNA window from Undibacterium sp. YM2 contains the following coding sequences:
- a CDS encoding YchJ family protein — MSSKACPCGSNKNLEQCCGQYISGAAVAPTAEALMRSRYTAYTLNDEAYLRATWDERTCPKERITHDDPTKWLGLEVKKFKADGDAATVEFVARYKIGGKAHRLHELSRFVRYEGKWFYVDGSFPEK, encoded by the coding sequence ATGAGCAGCAAAGCATGCCCCTGTGGCTCGAATAAAAATCTTGAACAGTGCTGTGGCCAGTACATCAGTGGCGCAGCGGTAGCACCAACGGCAGAAGCGCTGATGCGTTCACGTTACACCGCCTATACGCTGAACGATGAGGCCTATCTGCGCGCAACCTGGGATGAACGTACCTGTCCCAAAGAACGTATTACGCATGATGACCCAACCAAATGGCTGGGGCTGGAAGTAAAGAAATTCAAAGCTGATGGTGATGCGGCGACGGTGGAATTTGTTGCCCGTTACAAGATAGGTGGCAAGGCGCACAGGCTGCATGAACTCAGCCGTTTTGTGCGGTATGAAGGCAAGTGGTTTTACGTGGATGGCAGTTTTCCAGAAAAGTGA
- a CDS encoding rhodanese-like domain-containing protein: MKKGYKQLVDEANAEIKTYSVAEAQAKLSDANVQFIDVRDIRELEREGIVPGAYHAPRGMIEFWVDPDSPYFKPVFGEKKEFILFCAAGWRSALTTKTVQDMGLENVAHIDGGFTAWKAAGAPVTIKESKK, translated from the coding sequence ATGAAAAAAGGTTACAAGCAACTGGTCGATGAAGCCAATGCCGAAATCAAAACCTATAGCGTGGCAGAAGCGCAAGCCAAGTTATCGGATGCCAATGTGCAGTTCATTGATGTCCGCGATATCCGCGAGCTGGAGCGTGAAGGCATCGTCCCTGGTGCCTATCATGCGCCGCGCGGCATGATAGAGTTTTGGGTTGATCCTGATTCACCGTATTTCAAACCTGTCTTCGGCGAGAAAAAAGAATTCATTTTGTTTTGTGCCGCTGGCTGGCGCAGTGCACTGACTACCAAGACTGTGCAAGACATGGGCCTGGAAAATGTCGCGCATATCGACGGTGGTTTTACTGCCTGGAAAGCCGCCGGTGCACCAGTCACCATCAAGGAAAGCAAGAAGTAA
- a CDS encoding acyl-CoA dehydrogenase family protein — MLLTPEHEMIRDAIRAFAQDRLVPNAARWDKEHHFPAEELKELAQMGAYGVAVPEEFGGAGMDYLSLALVLEEIAAGDGGTSTVVSVNNCPVCSIAMMYANDAQKKQWLTPLAQGEMLGAFCLTEPHAGSDASELRTTAKRDGDHYVINGVKQFITSGKYADVAIVMAVTDKEAGKKGISAFWVPTSTPGYIVASLEQKMGQHSSDTAQILFENCRIPAENLIGEEGMGYKIALSGLEGGRIGIASQSVGMARAAFEAALAYAKDRTSFGKPIFEHQSVQFKLADMATQIEAARQLIWHAASMKDAGKPCLKEAAMAKLFASEMAEKVCSDAIQIHGGYGYVSDFPVERIYRDVRVCQIYEGTSDIQKILIGRALAG, encoded by the coding sequence ATGCTACTCACACCAGAACACGAAATGATACGCGACGCCATACGCGCCTTTGCCCAGGACCGTCTGGTGCCAAACGCCGCCCGTTGGGACAAGGAGCATCATTTCCCCGCGGAAGAATTAAAGGAACTGGCGCAAATGGGTGCCTACGGTGTAGCCGTGCCAGAAGAGTTTGGTGGCGCTGGCATGGATTATCTGTCGCTGGCCCTGGTGCTGGAAGAAATCGCTGCCGGTGATGGCGGTACTTCCACCGTGGTATCTGTCAATAATTGCCCGGTTTGCAGCATCGCCATGATGTATGCCAATGATGCGCAAAAAAAACAATGGCTGACACCGCTGGCACAGGGAGAGATGCTCGGTGCTTTTTGCCTGACTGAACCGCATGCAGGCAGCGATGCCTCTGAACTGCGCACGACCGCAAAACGCGATGGCGATCATTACGTTATCAACGGCGTCAAACAATTCATCACCAGCGGCAAATATGCTGATGTGGCCATCGTCATGGCAGTTACTGATAAAGAAGCAGGCAAGAAGGGCATCAGCGCCTTCTGGGTGCCCACCAGCACGCCTGGCTATATCGTCGCCAGCCTGGAACAAAAAATGGGTCAGCATTCATCCGACACGGCACAAATCCTGTTCGAAAATTGCCGTATCCCGGCAGAAAACCTGATCGGTGAAGAAGGCATGGGCTACAAGATCGCCCTGTCTGGACTTGAAGGTGGCCGCATAGGTATAGCCTCGCAATCAGTAGGCATGGCGCGCGCTGCATTTGAAGCAGCACTGGCCTATGCCAAGGACAGGACCAGTTTTGGCAAGCCGATTTTCGAGCACCAGTCAGTGCAATTCAAACTGGCCGACATGGCGACCCAGATAGAAGCTGCCCGCCAATTGATCTGGCATGCCGCCAGCATGAAAGATGCAGGCAAGCCTTGCTTGAAAGAAGCGGCAATGGCAAAACTGTTTGCCTCAGAGATGGCAGAAAAAGTCTGCTCGGATGCAATACAAATCCACGGCGGCTACGGCTACGTCAGCGACTTCCCGGTAGAACGCATTTACCGCGATGTGCGGGTTTGCCAGATTTATGAAGGCACTTCCGATATACAAAAGATTTTGATCGGACGTGCGTTAGCAGGTTAA
- a CDS encoding SDR family oxidoreductase produces MPVALIIGASRGIGHELAMQYKVAGWRVIATARKEEDLAALQSAACEALPLDVTNLNDCAGLGWRLDDEKIDVAILNAGVFGPRTEGLTAPDQQQFDTVMHTNLLSAMRILPIVLPLVENASGKLAVISSSMASIGERSNPAGWLYRASKTALNSVLKDVSLSTSKAICVAMDPGWVKTDMGGDAAEITVDVSVAGIRQTLAALKPADNGKYLQYTGAEHGW; encoded by the coding sequence ATGCCAGTCGCTTTAATCATCGGTGCATCACGCGGTATAGGCCACGAACTGGCCATGCAATACAAAGTTGCAGGCTGGCGCGTCATCGCCACTGCACGCAAGGAAGAAGATCTGGCAGCTTTGCAATCAGCAGCTTGTGAAGCGTTGCCGCTAGACGTCACCAACCTGAATGACTGTGCTGGTCTGGGCTGGCGTCTTGATGATGAAAAGATTGATGTGGCTATCCTCAATGCTGGCGTGTTCGGCCCCAGAACCGAAGGCCTGACAGCACCGGACCAGCAACAGTTTGATACCGTCATGCATACCAACTTGTTGTCGGCGATGAGGATATTACCCATTGTGCTGCCGCTGGTAGAAAACGCCAGCGGCAAGCTGGCTGTGATTTCATCCAGCATGGCATCGATAGGTGAGCGCAGCAATCCGGCGGGCTGGTTATACCGCGCCAGCAAGACGGCATTGAATTCAGTATTGAAAGACGTTTCGCTGAGTACCAGCAAAGCCATCTGTGTTGCGATGGACCCGGGCTGGGTAAAAACCGACATGGGTGGTGATGCAGCAGAAATCACCGTCGATGTCAGCGTGGCTGGCATACGCCAGACCCTGGCTGCCTTGAAGCCAGCTGACAATGGCAAATATTTGCAATATACAGGCGCAGAACACGGCTGGTAA
- a CDS encoding acetyl-CoA C-acetyltransferase — protein MSDPIVIVGAARTPMGAFQGDFSSLTASQLGAVAIKAAVERAGVKPELVEEVLFGNCLMAGQGQAPARQALLAAGLPVSTGAVTLSKMCGSAMKATMMAFDSINAGSNEVIVSGGMESMTNAPYLIPKARGGYRIGHGMMYDHMMLDGLEDAYDKGRSMGTFAEDCSAKYNFSREEQDAFAIASVKRAQAATADGSFAWEIAPVTVSGRGGDVVIDKDEGPLKAKLDKIPALKPAFKKDGTITAASSSSINDGAAALVLMRESKAKELGLTPIAKILGHASNAQEPGWFTTAPVGAIQKLYKKLGWTTDDVDLFEINEAFATVPMAAMKELGIPHDKVNVHGGACALGHPIGASGARIIITLMGALKKQGKKRGVASLCIGGGEGTALAIEMV, from the coding sequence ATGAGTGATCCTATCGTAATCGTTGGTGCAGCCCGTACCCCCATGGGTGCTTTTCAGGGCGATTTTTCTTCCCTGACAGCCAGTCAGCTCGGTGCAGTTGCCATCAAGGCCGCTGTTGAACGCGCCGGTGTCAAGCCAGAGCTGGTAGAAGAAGTCTTGTTCGGTAACTGCCTGATGGCAGGCCAGGGCCAGGCCCCGGCACGCCAGGCTTTGCTGGCTGCGGGTTTGCCAGTGTCCACGGGTGCAGTGACTTTATCCAAGATGTGCGGCTCGGCCATGAAGGCGACCATGATGGCCTTTGATTCCATCAATGCCGGCAGCAATGAAGTCATCGTCTCCGGCGGCATGGAGTCCATGACCAATGCCCCTTACCTGATCCCCAAGGCACGCGGCGGCTACCGCATCGGCCACGGCATGATGTATGACCACATGATGCTTGATGGTCTCGAAGATGCCTATGACAAAGGCCGCTCCATGGGCACCTTTGCTGAAGACTGTTCAGCCAAATACAACTTCAGCCGTGAAGAGCAGGACGCATTTGCGATTGCCTCCGTCAAGCGTGCGCAGGCGGCAACTGCCGATGGTTCTTTCGCATGGGAAATCGCCCCAGTGACAGTATCAGGTCGTGGTGGCGACGTCGTCATCGACAAGGATGAGGGCCCGCTGAAAGCCAAGCTCGACAAAATCCCTGCGTTGAAACCAGCCTTCAAAAAAGACGGCACGATCACTGCTGCCTCTTCTTCTTCCATCAATGACGGCGCTGCAGCACTGGTCCTGATGCGTGAATCCAAAGCCAAAGAACTGGGCCTGACACCAATCGCAAAAATCCTCGGCCACGCCAGCAATGCGCAGGAACCAGGCTGGTTCACCACAGCACCGGTGGGCGCCATCCAGAAGCTGTACAAAAAACTGGGCTGGACAACGGATGATGTTGATCTGTTTGAAATCAATGAAGCTTTTGCGACCGTGCCTATGGCAGCCATGAAAGAACTGGGCATCCCGCATGACAAGGTCAATGTACATGGCGGTGCCTGTGCGCTGGGTCATCCTATTGGTGCATCTGGTGCGCGTATCATCATCACGCTGATGGGTGCCTTGAAGAAGCAGGGTAAGAAACGTGGTGTGGCTTCGCTTTGTATTGGCGGTGGTGAAGGTACGGCTTTGGCAATTGAAATGGTATAA
- the aceK gene encoding bifunctional isocitrate dehydrogenase kinase/phosphatase: protein MPHTHFPKLLSSQIAFDIARTILDGFDRHYHLFRASSQRAKQQFETGDWRAAQIAARERIGYYDTRVRECVQALEDEYAEEDLSDEVWREVKLHYMGMLIDHLRPELAETFFNTVCTKLLHRNYYHNDFIFVRPATSTEYLESEDTPPSYRVYYPATDGLSFTIKRIVTNFQLNARFEDLDRDVALVEARLRENFGPAKLEPNHQIQVLASLFYRNKSAYIIGKGINGNKEYPFVIPVMHKRKGELVLDTVIFDTMLITVLFSFTRAYFMVDMEVPSAYVQFIRSILPKKPRSEIYTMIGLQKHGKNLFYRDFLHHLKYSSDRIEAAPGIRGLVMLVFALPSFPYVFKLIKDSFPPPKETTKALIKEKYLLVKNHDRVGRMADTLEYSDVAFPRARFSEELLAEIRQYAPSLLEVNDDEVVIKHLYIERRMTPLNIWLTEAEQSGDMAGMEHGLKEYGSAIKDLVAANIFPGDMLYKNFGVTRHGRVVFYDYDEIEYITDCNFRKIPLPRNEEDEMSAEPWYPIAKNDVFPEQFGTFLLGNKNVKEYFMKHHADLLTAEYWQARKKRIVDGKVDDVFPYPQEIRFCNQTSTTS from the coding sequence ATGCCCCACACCCATTTCCCCAAATTGCTGTCTTCACAAATCGCCTTTGATATCGCCAGGACGATACTCGATGGTTTTGACAGGCATTACCATTTGTTCAGGGCCAGTAGTCAAAGAGCAAAGCAGCAATTTGAAACGGGTGACTGGCGCGCCGCACAAATCGCCGCGCGCGAGCGCATAGGGTATTACGACACGCGCGTGCGCGAATGCGTGCAGGCACTGGAAGATGAATACGCAGAAGAAGACCTCAGCGACGAAGTCTGGCGCGAAGTCAAACTGCATTACATGGGCATGCTGATCGATCATCTGCGCCCTGAGCTGGCTGAGACGTTTTTCAATACCGTTTGCACCAAGCTTTTGCACAGAAATTACTATCACAATGATTTTATTTTCGTGCGCCCGGCAACCTCGACCGAGTATCTGGAAAGTGAAGATACGCCACCAAGTTATCGTGTGTATTACCCGGCGACCGATGGCCTGAGTTTTACCATCAAGCGCATCGTCACGAATTTTCAGCTGAATGCCAGGTTTGAAGACCTGGACCGTGATGTGGCCCTGGTAGAAGCACGCCTGCGTGAAAATTTTGGCCCCGCCAAGCTGGAGCCAAATCACCAGATACAGGTATTGGCCAGCCTGTTCTATCGCAATAAATCAGCTTACATCATAGGCAAGGGCATCAATGGCAATAAGGAATATCCTTTTGTCATTCCCGTCATGCACAAGCGCAAGGGTGAGTTGGTACTCGATACCGTGATTTTTGACACCATGCTCATCACGGTGCTGTTCTCTTTTACACGCGCCTATTTCATGGTCGATATGGAAGTACCATCGGCCTATGTGCAATTCATACGCAGCATCCTGCCCAAGAAGCCGCGCAGTGAAATCTACACCATGATAGGCCTGCAAAAGCATGGCAAGAATCTGTTTTACCGCGACTTTCTGCATCACCTCAAATATTCCTCCGACCGCATAGAAGCCGCACCCGGCATACGCGGTCTGGTGATGCTGGTGTTTGCGTTGCCGTCTTTTCCGTATGTGTTCAAACTGATCAAGGACAGTTTCCCGCCACCCAAGGAAACCACCAAGGCCTTGATCAAGGAAAAATACCTGCTGGTGAAGAACCACGACCGCGTGGGCCGCATGGCGGATACGCTGGAATATTCTGATGTGGCTTTTCCACGTGCGCGCTTTTCAGAAGAACTGCTGGCAGAGATCAGGCAATATGCACCGTCGCTGCTGGAAGTGAATGATGATGAAGTCGTCATCAAGCATCTGTACATAGAACGCCGCATGACGCCTTTGAATATCTGGCTGACTGAAGCCGAACAAAGTGGTGACATGGCAGGCATGGAGCATGGTCTCAAAGAATATGGCAGCGCCATCAAGGATCTGGTAGCCGCTAATATTTTCCCTGGCGACATGCTGTACAAAAATTTCGGTGTCACCCGTCATGGCCGTGTCGTCTTTTATGACTATGATGAAATCGAATACATCACCGACTGCAATTTCCGCAAGATACCTTTGCCGCGTAATGAAGAAGACGAGATGTCTGCCGAGCCATGGTATCCGATTGCAAAAAATGATGTCTTCCCCGAACAGTTTGGTACCTTCCTGCTGGGGAATAAAAACGTCAAAGAATATTTTATGAAGCACCACGCTGACTTGCTGACCGCCGAATACTGGCAAGCCCGCAAGAAGCGCATAGTCGATGGCAAGGTGGATGATGTGTTTCCGTATCCGCAGGAAATCCGTTTTTGCAATCAGACCAGTACAACAAGTTAA
- a CDS encoding pyridoxal-phosphate dependent enzyme, protein MTHLHITTPLLEHRALSASLGKQVWLKMENNQPSGSFKLRGIGLMCQRAAEQGAKHFVCPSGGNAGFAAAVAGVALGLQTTIVVPQTTHESVRAAIRAIGATVIVAGSVWDEANQEALRLCEQPGAVYIPPFDHADIWDGNATTIDEVAGKLDFDVVICSVGGGGLLSGIALGLERNGLGHIPIIASETEGAASLHAAVQAGELVTLPAITSIASTLGARRVAQQAFDWTRKRTVHTVTVSDAQAVQACLAFADDMRTLVEPACGAALAVAYQNLPVLAEYKKPLIVVCGGIAVDLGKLQAWKNQFHLI, encoded by the coding sequence ATGACACATTTGCATATCACTACACCGCTGCTGGAACACCGCGCTCTTTCAGCCAGCCTGGGCAAACAAGTCTGGCTGAAAATGGAAAACAACCAGCCTTCCGGTTCTTTCAAGTTGCGTGGCATAGGCCTGATGTGCCAGCGTGCGGCAGAGCAGGGGGCAAAACACTTTGTCTGCCCTTCTGGTGGCAATGCCGGTTTTGCTGCCGCCGTTGCAGGCGTGGCCCTGGGTTTGCAAACCACGATCGTCGTGCCGCAAACCACGCATGAAAGTGTGCGTGCGGCAATACGGGCAATAGGCGCGACAGTCATTGTCGCGGGCAGCGTCTGGGATGAAGCCAATCAGGAAGCTTTGCGCCTGTGCGAGCAGCCGGGTGCCGTGTATATCCCGCCGTTTGACCATGCTGATATCTGGGATGGCAATGCCACAACGATAGATGAAGTGGCGGGCAAGCTCGACTTTGATGTCGTCATCTGTTCCGTCGGCGGCGGCGGATTGCTGAGTGGCATCGCCCTCGGTCTGGAGCGCAATGGCCTCGGCCATATCCCCATCATCGCGTCAGAGACTGAAGGCGCAGCTTCCCTGCATGCAGCCGTGCAGGCAGGTGAACTGGTGACTTTGCCAGCGATTACCTCGATTGCCAGCACCCTCGGCGCGAGACGTGTTGCACAACAGGCATTTGACTGGACGCGCAAACGCACCGTGCACACTGTGACCGTCAGCGACGCCCAGGCTGTGCAGGCTTGTCTGGCTTTTGCCGACGATATGCGTACCCTGGTGGAACCGGCCTGCGGCGCAGCCCTGGCAGTTGCTTATCAGAACTTGCCAGTACTGGCTGAGTATAAAAAACCGCTGATCGTGGTTTGTGGTGGGATCGCCGTGGATTTGGGTAAACTACAGGCTTGGAAAAACCAGTTCCATTTGATCTGA
- a CDS encoding isovaleryl-CoA dehydrogenase, whose protein sequence is MLHLPGLTFDHGEDIAALREAVQQFAQAEIAPRAAEIDRSDQFPMDLWRKMGELGILGVTVSEEYGGANMGYLAHIIAMEEISRASASVGLSYGAHSNLCVNQIKRNGTEEQKAKYLPKLISGEHIGALAMSEPNAGSDVVSMKLRADWKGDRWVLNGTKMWITNGPDADTLVVYAKNDLEAGPRGMTAFLIEKGFKGFSIAQKLDKLGMRGSHTGELVFEDCEVPAENVLGGLGKGVNVLMSGLDFERTVLSGGPLGIMQACMDAVVPYVHDRKQFGQPIGEFQLMQGKLADMYSTMMACKAYVYAVGQACDRATTPEAVRALRKDAAGAILYSAEKATWMAGEAIQTLGGNGYINEYPVGRLWRDAKLYEIGAGTSEIRRMLIGRELFAETK, encoded by the coding sequence ATGCTCCATTTACCAGGTTTGACTTTTGATCACGGCGAAGACATCGCCGCTTTGCGCGAAGCCGTGCAGCAATTTGCCCAGGCAGAAATCGCCCCGCGTGCCGCCGAGATAGACCGTAGCGACCAGTTTCCCATGGATTTGTGGCGCAAGATGGGTGAGCTCGGTATCCTGGGTGTGACAGTCAGTGAAGAATACGGCGGCGCCAACATGGGCTATCTGGCCCACATCATTGCCATGGAAGAAATTTCCCGCGCTTCTGCCTCTGTTGGCCTGTCGTATGGTGCGCATTCCAACCTGTGCGTTAACCAGATCAAGCGCAATGGTACAGAAGAACAAAAAGCCAAATACCTGCCAAAACTCATCAGCGGCGAACACATAGGCGCGCTCGCCATGTCCGAGCCAAATGCCGGTTCCGACGTCGTCAGCATGAAGCTGAGGGCCGACTGGAAGGGTGACCGCTGGGTCTTGAACGGCACCAAGATGTGGATCACCAATGGTCCCGATGCCGACACCCTGGTCGTGTATGCCAAGAATGACCTGGAAGCTGGCCCGCGCGGCATGACAGCCTTCCTCATAGAAAAAGGCTTTAAAGGCTTCAGCATTGCGCAAAAGCTCGACAAACTCGGCATGCGCGGCTCGCACACAGGTGAACTGGTATTTGAGGATTGCGAAGTCCCGGCAGAAAACGTACTCGGTGGCCTGGGCAAGGGCGTTAATGTCCTGATGTCTGGCCTTGACTTTGAACGTACCGTCTTGTCTGGTGGCCCTCTGGGCATCATGCAAGCCTGTATGGATGCAGTAGTACCTTATGTGCATGACCGCAAGCAATTCGGCCAGCCTATTGGTGAGTTCCAATTGATGCAGGGCAAACTGGCGGATATGTATTCCACCATGATGGCATGCAAGGCGTATGTGTATGCAGTTGGTCAGGCTTGCGACCGCGCCACCACGCCAGAAGCAGTGCGCGCCCTGCGCAAGGATGCTGCCGGTGCGATTTTGTATTCCGCAGAAAAAGCTACATGGATGGCTGGCGAAGCGATACAGACCCTGGGTGGCAATGGCTACATCAATGAATACCCGGTAGGTCGCCTGTGGCGCGATGCCAAGCTGTATGAAATCGGCGCCGGTACCAGCGAGATACGCCGCATGCTGATAGGCCGCGAATTGTTTGCTGAAACCAAGTAA